The following is a genomic window from Planifilum fulgidum.
GTTTTGAGCGGAAGGATGCGGTCGGATACGATCTTGTACGTGTGTCCTTGGTACGAGATCGTTTGACCCGAACCCACTTTCCGGTATACCCCCCGGTAGCAAAGGATGTGCTTCAGGGCGCGGGGGTGGGTGTAAGGGACGAAGGCAGATTCTTTTTCAGCCGGTTCCACGGCGAACAGCCGATTGTGTTTTTCGATCAACTCGGGCAGAACCTCGTTTCCTTCGTCGACGGAGCCGACCTTTCGTAAACGGAGCTCAATGATCCAGCGGTCCTGTGTCGTCTGGAAGCATCGCTCAATCCGGCCCTTAGCTTGTGGAGACAGGGCTTTGATATGCTCGATCCCCAATTCCTCCAGGGCCAGTCCAAACTGCGTTTTTTGGGGACTGAGACCCGCCAGCTCCTGTTTCACCGTCAATGTCTCGTTGGGGGACTCGAAGATACGGTGGCGATCGGTATAGACAGCGACAGGAAGGCCATGCTTTTGGATCACATCCGTGAGGAGACGGAAATAGCCTGTCAGGTCCTCCGTGGGTTGGAACCGGGCCGCCAGGATGGCACCGGTGGCATCATCCACCGCTTTCAACAACACGCAAGGCTCTCCCCGGTCTTCAAACCAGGCATGGGGGCTGGCATCGAGGTGAACCAACAAGCCGGCTTGCGGTTTTCGCGGCCGGGGACGATGGGCTTTGGGGGGACGGCGTTTGCGTGCCGGTCGGATCCCGGCGGAGCGCAGGACTCGCCGCACGGTGGAGGGACTGACCCGGATGCCCTCGTACTCCGCCAGCAATTCAGCAAAATGATGGTCGTTGGATCCTTTATACCGTTTGCTTTGGTACAACTCCACGATAGTGTGTCGCAGGTCTTCCGACAAGGCATGCGCCGGTTTTCTACCCCGGTTCTTATGTACAATCCCTTCTTCCCCCTCCTGAAGAACCCGGGCTTTGATCCGGTACACCTGACGAACGCTGAGCCCCAACAGCATAGCGGCTTCACGAGTGGTGATCTGTTGATGAAGGAGACGTTGGATGACAGCCAATCGTTTGACTTCTTTTCTGCTCATGGTAATCGTCTTTTCTCCCATAACTGACATTTTCTCAGACGCGTTATGGGATGACAATATCACAGACGCACAACACCTCGCCGGGAAAAGGGATTGACGCCTCGGATGGCGAGTGTTAAACTACAGGGAACGGACTTCTTTAGCGTGCTAAAGCGATCGTCGGAGGGTTTTTGCATGGGAAAGCTGCGCCAGTTTGAAAAACCGACCGGATTTCGCGATTTTCCCCCGCCGACGGCGGCCAAGAAGCGGCTTTTGGAGCGGCGGGTGCAGACCTGTTTCCAGCAGTGGGGGTACCGGGAAGTGCTGACGCCGACCCTGGAGTACTTCGACACGGTGGGGGCGGCCAGCGCCATCCCGGAATACAAGA
Proteins encoded in this region:
- a CDS encoding ISNCY family transposase; the protein is MSRKEVKRLAVIQRLLHQQITTREAAMLLGLSVRQVYRIKARVLQEGEEGIVHKNRGRKPAHALSEDLRHTIVELYQSKRYKGSNDHHFAELLAEYEGIRVSPSTVRRVLRSAGIRPARKRRPPKAHRPRPRKPQAGLLVHLDASPHAWFEDRGEPCVLLKAVDDATGAILAARFQPTEDLTGYFRLLTDVIQKHGLPVAVYTDRHRIFESPNETLTVKQELAGLSPQKTQFGLALEELGIEHIKALSPQAKGRIERCFQTTQDRWIIELRLRKVGSVDEGNEVLPELIEKHNRLFAVEPAEKESAFVPYTHPRALKHILCYRGVYRKVGSGQTISYQGHTYKIVSDRILPLKTEVEVRQTLDGSVCIEHSGEILFVKRVEKPVRKPASKPEKEKAGVTKPRKPAPNHP